A region of the Kribbella sp. NBC_01245 genome:
GCCGGCCGCCGTACTGGCTTCCCGGGCGCGCGACTCGGCCGTGACGGTGGTCGCCGCGGCCGGGCTGACCCTGGAGGAAGTGATGTATCCCGCGGACGCCGATCTGGCCGCGCGGGCGGTCGAGGCCCGTCAGGTGCGGGGAGAGGTTCACCATGGCTGACCAGTACTTCTCGGCAGACCCGACGTCCGCCGACGTACGGCGTACCGTGCGGGCGCGGATCTGGGAGCGCGAGTACGAGTTCAGTACGTCGGCCGGCGTCTTCTCGCGCGACCGCCTCGACCTCGGTACGTCGGTGCTCCTGCGCGAGGTGGAGCCGGACTGCGAAGGCGGCACGCTGCTCGACCTCGGCTGCGGGTACGGACCGATCGCCTGCGCCCTGGCCACCGAGGTGGACGCGGCCGACGTATGGGCCGTCGACGTCAACAGCCGGGCCCTCGAGCTGACCGCGGCCAACGCGAAGGCGCTCGGCGTCGACGTCCGGGTGGCGTTGCCGGACGACGTACCGGCGGAGGTGTCGTTCGACCGGATCTGGTCCAACCCGGCCATCCGGATCGGCAAACCCGAACTGCACAAGATGCTGCTGCGCTGGCTGCCCCGGCTGAAACCCGATGGCGTGGCCTGGCTGGTGGTCGGCAAGAACCTCGGCGCCGACTCCCTGCAGCGCTGGCTCACCGACCAGGGCTTTCCCGCCACCCGGCACGCGAGCGCGAAGGGCTTCCGCGTACTTCGCGTAACTCGCGGCGTTTAGCTGCAACGAATCAGGGGGCGATCGCCGTCCTCAGGGTATGGAGGCAGCCGTGGCGGTACCCCAGGCCAGGTCATCATCATCGGAGTCGCTGTTCTTCGAGACATGGGTCAAGACGCACGGTGACGCCCTGATGCGCTTCGCCTACGTGCTGACCGGTGACGCGAATCTGGCCGAGGACGCCGTACAGGACGCCCTGACGACCGCCTGCGCCAAATGGAAGAAGGTGAGTGCCGCCGACGACCCCGCGGCGTACGTGCGGCGGATGATCGTCAACGCGCACATCTCCTGGTGGCGCAAGTTCAGGCGCCGGGAAGTGCCCGAGGCGGAGCCCGCCGGGACAGCGGCCATGACCGGTGACGGGGCCGGCGATCGGGCCGAGGCGGATGCCGTCTGGGCGTTGTGCGCGACGTTGCCGCCGAGACAGCGTGCGGCCGTGGTGCTCCGGTTCTACGAGGAGCTGTCGTACGCCGAGATCGCCGTACTGCTGAACTGCGCCGAAGCGACCGCCCGGTCCAGCGTGCATCGTGCGCTGGCCAGCCTGAAGACCACTCTGAGCAAGGAAGGAGCCGGCGATGCCTGACTTCGATCAGCAGGACGACGAGCTCGGCCGTCAGGTGGCGGACGCCCTCCGGCAGAAGGCGGGCGGCGCACCGAGCGCCAGCCATCTCGCCAGCGTGGCGCGGGCCCGGATCCACCGTCGCCGCCAGACGATGCTCATCGGTGGTGCCGCGGTCGTGGTCGCGCTGGCGATCGGTGGCGTCTGGCAGGTCGCTACACCGGGCATGAACGCGTCTGAGACAAGTGCGGGTTCGGCCGACAGCAACGCCGACCAGGGCACAGGTAAGGCGCCGAACACACCGAACACACCGAGCACTGAGGGCAGGGTGGGCGGCTGCGAGCCGTTCCACGCGATCGCTTCGGCTACGAGCATCACCGCGATCCCTGTCGCCGTAGGCCTCGACCTGAATACTCCGGTGACTGGTCTGACCGTCTGCCGCTACCGGGTGATCGAGCCGAACGTGCGGCTCAAGACGGCTCTACTCGGCTCAGCCGTTCTAGGCCCGCAGCAGGCGCAAGAGGTCGTCGACGCGATCAAGCCGCTCCGTGAGAGGAACCCGGAACTACCTGTCTTCAAGCGGTGCGCCCCGGAGAATGCCACGGGCAAGCAGGTGATCGTGTTGCGGTTCGACACGGCCAAGGGCGTCAGGGAGATCTGGGTCGCCTACGACGGCTGCGCGACGCCAGGGTTCTTCACCGGCAAGAAGACGTATGGCCTGTACGCAGCGCCGCTGAATCTCTTCGCCATCGGCTCAGCCCGTCCTGACCGCGGCACGTTCCTAGAGGCACTACCGGGCTGGTAGCCCTCGTCAGTCGACCGACCGGCCGCCCTTGTCCTGCTGCGGTCCGGTCGGCCGTACGGCGTTGGGGGCCGCCTGTGGTGCTGCTGGCTTGCTGACCGCGCCAGAGGCGGGTGCTTGTCCGTCCAGAACGTTGAGCGGGGCTTTGGCCTTCTCTCGCTGCGCTGCCATCAGCTCCTGCATAGAGCGCTTCGGCTCGGTAGAGACCGGCAGTGGCGGCGGAGCTTCCAGACGCCCGGAGTTCTCGGTCACGTAAACCGGCGGCCGATCTGGAGCCGGTGAGAGGGGTTGGCCGGGGGACTGCGTGTACTGCGCTTGTAGCCGGCCAGTGGTCGCCTTGAGGCCTTCGATCGCCTGCTGGCCGATCTGTTGCCCCTGGGCGGCCTTCTCCGTGTCCAGGTCGTATCCCCACTGCACGGCCGGCAGCTTCTCGAAGCCGCCGCGCATCTCCGGGACGAGGTGTTTCCGCAGCTCAGCGCGGTCCTCCGGGTGCAGCTGGCCGCCGAGCTGCCCGTCGATGACGAGGTCGGCCGCGGCGTTCCAGCGTTCCGATCGTGGCGTGTTGAGTAGATGATCGCGAACCTGGTCGGGCGGCATTCCGCTGGCCTCGGACAGTCCGCGCGTCAGCTCGTTGGTGGCCGCGGTGTAGGTGGGATAGCTGTCGACGGTGTGCTGCGAAACGATCGACGGCACCTGCCGGTCCATCCCGATGTCGGTGAGGACACCGTCGACGTTGGCCAGCGTCCAGGCCTCGGTCAGGCCCTCGTCGAGCGCGACCTCGCCGACCTCGGCATCCGAGGCGCCATCGCCGTACTCGCTGCTGAGGTGGATCGCCTCGTGCGCGACCGCCGCGACCGCCGCCCGGAGCGGGAAGGCCTCGTAGCGCCCCGCGGTCGCGGCATTCTGCAACGGCCGGATGACGTCGTCCACGCCGCCGGCGAGCGAGTGGTCCGGACGGGCCGTGGCCATGGCCGCGTACGACGGCTCCTCGTAGAGCCGGCCGTTCCAGCTCGTCGGCCGGCCGGTGCGTTGTGCGACCGCGTGCACGATGCGCTGGACCCACTCGTGGGCCGGGTGCCCGGGCGGCACCTCAGGGCCGAGCGGGTGGGACAGGTCGGCCATCGGCGCTCCTTGGGTCGGCGGCCGCGATGATAACCGGTCGCGGGGGCGCCGGGCGGGCGGTCAGACTAGGGGGCATGGGTCACGTGGATATCGCAGGTGTCGGGTTCGAGCTCCCGGATGGACGGGTGCTGCTGGACGACATCACCTTCCGGGTCGGCGATGGCGCGAAGGTCGCTTTGGTGGGCGCCAACGGGTCTGGGAAGACGACGCTGGTCAGGATCATCGCCGACGACCTCAAAGCGCACAGCGGAAGCATCAGCCGGTCCGGCGGGCTCGGCGTGATGCGGCAGTTCGTGGGCTCTGTGCGCGACTCCAGCACCGTGCGGGATCTCCTGCTCAGCGTGGCGCCTCCCGCCGTTCGCGAGGCCGCGGCCAAGCTGGACCTGGCAGAGCTGGCCATGATGGAGAGCGACGACGAGAAGACCCAGCTCCGCTATGCCCAGGCCATCTCCGATTGGGGCGAGGCCGGCGGGTACGACGCGGAGGTGCTCTGGGACGTCTGTGCGACGGCCGCACTGGGTATTCCGTTCGACCAGTGCCAGTGGCGTGAGGTGAAGACGCTGTCGGGTGGCGAGCAGAAACGCCTTGTCCTAGAGGCTTTGCTGCGTGGCCCGGACCAGGTGCTGCTGCTCGACGAGCCCGACAACTACCTCGACGTACCGGGTAAGCGGTGGCTCGAGGACCAGCTCAACGCCACCCAGAAGACCGTGCTCTACATCAGCCATGACCGCGAGCTGTTGGCCAACACCGCGACCCGGATCGTCACGATCGAGCTCGGTGCCGCCGGCAACACCGCCTGGGTTCACGGCGGCGGCTTCCGGACGTACCACGCAGCCCGCGAGCACCGCTTCGAGCGGTTCGAGGAACTACGTCGTCGCTGGGACGAGGAGCACGCCAAGCTGAAGCAGCTTGTCCTTATGTACAAGGTGAAAGCCGCCTACAATGACGGTCTTGCCTCCCGCTATCGCGCGGCCCAGACCCGGCTCCGGAAGTTCGAGGAGGCCGGGCCACCCGAGGCGATTCCGCGCGAGCAGAAGGTCAGCATGCGCCTCACGGGCGGCCGGACCGGCAAGCGCGCCGTCGTCTGCACAAGCCTCGAACTGACCGGCTTGATGAACCCGTTCGACCTCGAGGTCTGGTACGGCGAACGCGTGGCCGTCCTCGGTTCCAACGGCTCGGGTAAGTCGCACTTCCTGCGTCTATTGGCCAATGGCGGCAGCGATCCCGACATCGAGCACCAGCCGGTGGGGGAGGTCGAGATCCCGCCAGTGGCTCACACCGGGGGTGCCAAGCTGGGTGCGCGCGTGCGGCCCGGGTGGTTCGCCCAGACGCACGAGCATCCGGAGCTGATGGGCAAGACGCTGCTGGAGATCCTGCACCGAGGTGACGACCATCGCGAGGGCATGGGCCGCGAACTGGCCTCCCGCAAACTCGACCGCTACGAGCTCGCGCACGCGTCGGAGCAGACCTTCGAAAGCCTTTCCGGCGGCCAGCAGGCCCGTTTCCAGATCCTCCTGCTGGAGCTGTCCGGAGCGACCCTGCTCCTGCTCGACGAGCCGACCGACAACCTGGACGTCGAATCCGCCGAGGCGCTGGAGGAAGGCCTCGACGCCTTCGACGGCACGGTCCTGGCGGTCACCCACGACCGCTGGTTCTCGCGCGGCTTCGACCGTTTCCTCGTCTTCGGCTCCGACGGCACCGTCTACGAATCCCCCGACCCGGTCTGGGACGAAACCCGCGTCGTCCGCCCCCGCTAGGGCCTGAGGGCTCGGTGGGCTAGGGCTAGTAAGGCGTCGCGGTCGGCTGGGTTGAGGTCGACGGCGATGGCGCCGCGGGAGGTGCCGACCAGTAGGGCGTAGACCTCGGCGAACCCGGCATCAGCTTGTACGGCGCCCGCGGCCTGCGCGCGTGTGAGCAGTTCGGCGAAGGCCTCGCGCAACGCGGCGCCGGCGGCCTTCGCCGAAGGGCCCGCGGTGGCGCCGGACTTGACCAATGCGTCCGCCACCGCGAGTTTGCCGGGGGCTTCGGTGACCACCTGGTCGAAGAAGTCGTAGAAGGCCCGGCCGGGATCCGCCGCCTCGGCCAGGGCGCGCGCCTGTTCGGCGAGCCGCTCGAGCCGAACCGTCAGCACCGCTTCGAGCAGATCGCGCTTGGCCGGGAAATGCCGGAACACAGTCCCGATCCCGACCCCGGCCAGTTTGGCGACGGCCTCGGTCGACGCATCGGGGTCGGTGCCGAACACCTTCTCGGCCGCGGTCAGAACGCGAGCACGGTTGTCCCGGGCATCGGCGCGCACAACGATCACCTCTTGTAAGCGGAGTAGCCACTCCGTATATTCGGAGTCATCACTCCGGATTCTATCGAGAGGACCCGCATGACCTCGCAAGACACCCCAGAAGACGTGTTCCTCCGGCTGGTGAACGGAGTGGCCGAGGGCCGACGAGACGAACTGCCCGCGCTCTACGCCGAGCAGACCGACGTGCGCCACCCCATGTCGCCGTACGGTGATGAGCCGCTGACCAGCCGGGACGAGTTGCGAAGGCATTTCGGCTCGCGGGCGCCGCGCAACGTCAGCTATCAGCCGTCCAACATTCGCGTGCACCAGACGGCGGATCCCGAGGTGATCGTGGCCGAGTTCGACTATGTCGGCGTGGTGCCCGCGACGGACGAGCCGTTCACCGTGCCGTGCGTCTTCGTCATGCGCATCAGAGACGGCCTGATCGTCGAATCGCGCGACTACATCGACCACGTGGCCTTCGCGAAAGCGCGCGGCCAGGTGGACCACCTCATCGCCGTACTGACTGGCTGAAACCTTGGTGGCGGAAGGTGCGTCATACGTGGCAGAGACAAAGAAACGGCCCCGGTTCGAGCGAAGACGCCGAACCGGGGCCGTGCCAATTTGCCGTGGGTCAGCGGTCACCCATGGGGACGTAGTCGACGCCGCGGGCGCCGGTGTAGATCTGCTTCGGGCGGGCGATCTTCTGATCGGCGTCGCCGAGGAGCTCCAGCCACTGTGCCAGCCAGCCCGAGGTGCGCGGGATGGCGAACAGCACGGTGAACATCTCCGGCGGGAACTCCAGGGCCTCGTAGATCAGGCCGGAGTAGAAGTCGACGTTCGGGTAGAGCTTGCGGGAGACGAAGTACTCGTCCTCGAGGGCGATCTTCTCCAGCTCGACGGCGATCTTCAGCAGCGGGTTGATCCCCGTCACCTCGAACACGTCGTCCGCGGCCTTCTTGATGATCTTGGCGCGCGGGTCGTA
Encoded here:
- a CDS encoding class I SAM-dependent methyltransferase, with translation MADQYFSADPTSADVRRTVRARIWEREYEFSTSAGVFSRDRLDLGTSVLLREVEPDCEGGTLLDLGCGYGPIACALATEVDAADVWAVDVNSRALELTAANAKALGVDVRVALPDDVPAEVSFDRIWSNPAIRIGKPELHKMLLRWLPRLKPDGVAWLVVGKNLGADSLQRWLTDQGFPATRHASAKGFRVLRVTRGV
- a CDS encoding SigE family RNA polymerase sigma factor, with product MAVPQARSSSSESLFFETWVKTHGDALMRFAYVLTGDANLAEDAVQDALTTACAKWKKVSAADDPAAYVRRMIVNAHISWWRKFRRREVPEAEPAGTAAMTGDGAGDRAEADAVWALCATLPPRQRAAVVLRFYEELSYAEIAVLLNCAEATARSSVHRALASLKTTLSKEGAGDA
- a CDS encoding ABC-F family ATP-binding cassette domain-containing protein, encoding MGHVDIAGVGFELPDGRVLLDDITFRVGDGAKVALVGANGSGKTTLVRIIADDLKAHSGSISRSGGLGVMRQFVGSVRDSSTVRDLLLSVAPPAVREAAAKLDLAELAMMESDDEKTQLRYAQAISDWGEAGGYDAEVLWDVCATAALGIPFDQCQWREVKTLSGGEQKRLVLEALLRGPDQVLLLDEPDNYLDVPGKRWLEDQLNATQKTVLYISHDRELLANTATRIVTIELGAAGNTAWVHGGGFRTYHAAREHRFERFEELRRRWDEEHAKLKQLVLMYKVKAAYNDGLASRYRAAQTRLRKFEEAGPPEAIPREQKVSMRLTGGRTGKRAVVCTSLELTGLMNPFDLEVWYGERVAVLGSNGSGKSHFLRLLANGGSDPDIEHQPVGEVEIPPVAHTGGAKLGARVRPGWFAQTHEHPELMGKTLLEILHRGDDHREGMGRELASRKLDRYELAHASEQTFESLSGGQQARFQILLLELSGATLLLLDEPTDNLDVESAEALEEGLDAFDGTVLAVTHDRWFSRGFDRFLVFGSDGTVYESPDPVWDETRVVRPR
- a CDS encoding TetR/AcrR family transcriptional regulator gives rise to the protein MRADARDNRARVLTAAEKVFGTDPDASTEAVAKLAGVGIGTVFRHFPAKRDLLEAVLTVRLERLAEQARALAEAADPGRAFYDFFDQVVTEAPGKLAVADALVKSGATAGPSAKAAGAALREAFAELLTRAQAAGAVQADAGFAEVYALLVGTSRGAIAVDLNPADRDALLALAHRALRP
- a CDS encoding nuclear transport factor 2 family protein; amino-acid sequence: MTSQDTPEDVFLRLVNGVAEGRRDELPALYAEQTDVRHPMSPYGDEPLTSRDELRRHFGSRAPRNVSYQPSNIRVHQTADPEVIVAEFDYVGVVPATDEPFTVPCVFVMRIRDGLIVESRDYIDHVAFAKARGQVDHLIAVLTG